Proteins from one Microbacterium proteolyticum genomic window:
- a CDS encoding alpha/beta hydrolase, which produces MNRFFLSFELIDSPLLVICVVVAALGVLVVVLWPPRRILRTILVGLGAGVVMYVVARVLEHFDVFQGPLPAGADFWAAGGVAAAAVGVVGICRRPWVRRIGGVVTVLAALLAAALGVNASYGVTHNLAAILGVQALDPASLPQQEAAAGDPATLYQTWEPPADMPAKGTVSALTGSTRIPTGQYAARDASLYLPPAAQVANPPALPLLVFMMGQPGSPDPTSLAKALDAFAATNKGLAPIAIVVDQLTAPDRDPACVDSSKYGAVATYINQLVPQWAEQNLNIVKDHKYWIIGGFSNGGSCAAVYGTKYPETWGQMLDVMGNEFPGSEHVDQTVADVYGGDAAAFQANKPSVIMAAAAPGTYAGHTAVFTWGSLDTTYGPGQLANSQAAQAAGFTVLTHIVNGAGHTGEALDGSLAYAIPALAPVLGLAAPAS; this is translated from the coding sequence ATGAACCGTTTCTTCCTGTCGTTCGAGCTCATCGACTCGCCGCTGCTCGTCATCTGCGTCGTCGTGGCCGCGCTCGGCGTCCTCGTCGTCGTCCTGTGGCCGCCCCGACGGATCCTCCGGACGATCCTCGTCGGTCTGGGCGCCGGGGTCGTGATGTACGTCGTGGCCCGCGTGCTGGAGCACTTCGACGTCTTCCAGGGGCCCTTGCCCGCCGGTGCCGACTTCTGGGCCGCCGGCGGTGTCGCCGCGGCTGCGGTAGGCGTCGTTGGGATCTGCCGCCGGCCGTGGGTGCGCCGGATCGGCGGTGTCGTCACCGTCCTCGCGGCCCTGCTGGCCGCGGCGCTGGGCGTGAATGCGTCCTACGGGGTGACGCACAACCTCGCCGCCATCCTCGGCGTGCAGGCTCTCGACCCGGCATCCCTCCCGCAACAGGAAGCCGCGGCGGGGGACCCCGCGACCCTCTACCAGACCTGGGAACCGCCCGCCGACATGCCCGCGAAGGGGACGGTCAGCGCCCTCACCGGCAGCACCAGGATCCCGACGGGACAGTACGCGGCGCGGGACGCCTCGCTCTACCTTCCCCCCGCGGCCCAGGTCGCGAATCCGCCGGCATTGCCGCTCCTGGTGTTCATGATGGGGCAGCCCGGATCACCCGACCCGACCTCGCTCGCGAAGGCACTCGACGCGTTCGCGGCGACGAACAAGGGTCTCGCTCCCATCGCGATCGTCGTCGATCAGCTCACCGCCCCCGACCGCGACCCCGCGTGCGTCGACTCGAGCAAGTACGGTGCCGTCGCGACGTACATCAACCAGCTGGTTCCGCAATGGGCGGAGCAGAACCTCAACATCGTCAAGGACCACAAGTACTGGATCATCGGCGGCTTCTCCAACGGCGGCTCCTGCGCGGCCGTGTACGGCACGAAGTATCCCGAGACGTGGGGGCAGATGCTCGACGTCATGGGGAATGAGTTCCCCGGTTCGGAACATGTGGACCAGACCGTGGCGGACGTGTACGGCGGCGACGCCGCCGCCTTCCAGGCGAACAAGCCGTCGGTCATCATGGCGGCTGCGGCGCCGGGCACGTACGCCGGGCACACCGCCGTCTTCACGTGGGGCAGCCTCGACACCACCTATGGTCCGGGCCAGCTCGCGAACTCCCAGGCGGCGCAAGCGGCGGGATTCACGGTCCTCACCCACATCGTCAACGGAGCCGGGCACACCGGCGAGGCCCTCGACGGCAGCCTGGCCTACGCGATCCCGGCACTGGCTCCGGTTCTCGGGCTCGCCGCCCCGGCATCCTGA
- a CDS encoding multifunctional oxoglutarate decarboxylase/oxoglutarate dehydrogenase thiamine pyrophosphate-binding subunit/dihydrolipoyllysine-residue succinyltransferase subunit, giving the protein MSSQVTGVGTSSEGEFGANEWLVDELYEQFKVDKHSVDKAWWPILEAYHPVVDGSAAAAPPPAAAPTEPKPVTAPIPVVGQAPVARTTAKPAAPKPIPAQAPNAVPSAGSESTEEDRVTVLKGMPKALASNMDDSLTVPTATSVRTIPAKLMIDNRIVINNHMSRTRGGKVSFTHLIGWALIQALKEFPSQNVYYAEIDGKPSVVAPAHINLGIAIDMPKPDGTRALLVPSIKRADTLSFGEFLASYEDLVRRARSNKLTPGDFQGTTISLTNPGGIGTVHSVPRLMRGQGAIIGAGALEYPAEFQGASEKTLNELAIGKTITLTSTYDHRVIQGAGSGEFLKKVHELLIGQRGFYDDIFAALRIPYAPIHWAADISVDLSERIDKSARVQELINSYRVRGHLMADIDPLEYVQRTHPDLEIESHGLTFWDLDREFVTGGLGAKRVAKLRDILGVLRDSYCRTLGVEYMHIQDPGQRQWFQRNVEVKYTKPGHDEQLRILSKLNQAEAFETFLQTKFVGQKRFSLEGGESLIPLLDQILQGAASAGMDGAAIGMAHRGRLNVLTNIAGKTYGQVFREFEGAVAVGSKRGSGDVKYHLGTEGTFVGDAGDELPVYLAANPSHLETVDGVLEGIVRAKQDRKPIGTFSWLPILVHGDAAFAGQGVVVETLQMSQLRGYRTGGTIHVVVNNQVGFTTTPTDARTSVYATDVAKTIQAPILHVNGDDPEAVVRAADLAFLYREEFHRDIVIDLVCYRRRGHNEGDDPSMTQPLMTNLIEAKRSVRRLYTESLVGRGDITEDEYEQAKQDFQNRLEVAFADTHAAETGANPVVTADASDEPVVGAPETTGVSREVVHHIGDAFVNKPDGFTVHNKLQQLLDKRFDMSRNGNIDWAFGELLAFGSVLMEGTPVRFAGQDSRRGTFVQRHAVLHDRDNGQEWLPLANLSENQGRFWIYDSLLSEYAAMAFEYGYSVERADALVLWEAQFGDFANGAQSVIDEFISSADQKWAQQSSVVLLLPHGYEGQGPDHSSARIERYLQMCAQDNMIVARPSTPASYFHLLRRQAYQRPRRPLIVFTPKAMLRLRGATSPVEDFLEGKFEPVLADDRGLDGGAVKRVLLHAGKIHWDLRAELDKNPNPEIALVRLEQYYPAPVEELNKVLERYPNAELVWVQDEPENQGAWPFIALEVADQLGGRGIRVISRASAASTATGSPKVHANEHAEIMKAALAR; this is encoded by the coding sequence GTGTCGAGCCAGGTGACGGGCGTCGGTACTTCGAGCGAGGGCGAGTTCGGCGCGAACGAGTGGCTCGTAGACGAGCTCTACGAACAGTTCAAGGTCGACAAGCACTCCGTAGACAAGGCCTGGTGGCCGATCCTGGAGGCGTACCACCCGGTCGTCGACGGATCCGCCGCAGCCGCCCCGCCGCCCGCGGCGGCACCGACGGAGCCCAAGCCCGTGACCGCGCCGATCCCGGTGGTCGGGCAGGCGCCCGTGGCCCGCACCACGGCCAAGCCCGCCGCACCGAAGCCGATCCCCGCGCAGGCCCCGAACGCGGTACCGTCCGCGGGCTCGGAGAGCACCGAGGAAGACCGCGTCACCGTCCTCAAGGGCATGCCGAAGGCCCTCGCGAGCAACATGGACGACTCGCTCACGGTTCCCACCGCGACGAGCGTGCGCACGATCCCGGCGAAGCTGATGATCGACAACCGCATCGTCATCAACAACCACATGTCCCGCACCCGTGGCGGCAAGGTCAGCTTCACGCACCTCATCGGCTGGGCGCTCATCCAGGCGCTCAAGGAGTTCCCGAGCCAGAACGTCTACTACGCCGAGATCGACGGGAAGCCCTCGGTCGTGGCTCCCGCGCACATCAACCTGGGCATCGCGATCGACATGCCCAAGCCCGACGGCACGCGCGCGCTCCTGGTCCCCAGCATCAAGCGCGCCGACACGCTGTCGTTCGGCGAGTTCCTCGCGTCCTACGAAGACCTCGTGCGTCGCGCCCGCTCGAACAAGCTCACCCCCGGTGACTTCCAGGGCACGACGATCTCCCTCACCAACCCCGGCGGCATCGGCACCGTGCACTCGGTCCCCCGCCTCATGCGCGGGCAGGGTGCGATCATCGGCGCCGGAGCGCTGGAGTACCCCGCGGAGTTCCAGGGCGCGAGCGAGAAGACGCTCAATGAACTGGCCATCGGCAAGACCATCACGCTCACCAGCACCTACGACCACCGTGTCATCCAGGGCGCCGGCTCGGGCGAGTTCCTGAAGAAGGTCCACGAGCTGCTGATCGGTCAGCGCGGCTTCTACGACGACATCTTCGCGGCGCTGCGCATCCCGTACGCCCCGATCCACTGGGCCGCCGACATCAGCGTCGACCTGTCCGAGCGGATCGACAAGAGCGCACGCGTGCAGGAGCTCATCAACTCGTACCGCGTCCGCGGCCACCTCATGGCCGACATCGACCCGCTCGAGTACGTCCAGCGCACCCACCCCGACCTCGAGATCGAATCGCACGGCCTCACCTTCTGGGACCTGGACCGCGAGTTCGTCACCGGTGGGCTCGGCGCCAAGCGCGTGGCGAAGCTCCGCGACATCCTCGGCGTGCTGCGCGACTCCTACTGCCGCACGCTCGGCGTCGAGTACATGCACATCCAGGACCCCGGCCAGCGCCAGTGGTTCCAGCGCAACGTCGAGGTGAAGTACACCAAGCCCGGCCACGACGAACAGCTGCGCATCCTGTCGAAGCTGAACCAGGCCGAGGCCTTCGAGACGTTCCTGCAGACGAAGTTCGTCGGCCAGAAGCGCTTCAGCCTCGAAGGTGGCGAGTCCCTCATCCCGCTGCTCGACCAGATCCTGCAGGGCGCCGCCTCCGCGGGCATGGACGGTGCGGCGATCGGCATGGCGCACCGCGGCCGGCTGAACGTGCTCACCAACATCGCCGGCAAGACCTACGGCCAGGTGTTCCGCGAGTTCGAGGGCGCCGTCGCCGTCGGCAGCAAGCGCGGCTCGGGCGACGTGAAGTACCACCTCGGCACCGAGGGGACCTTCGTCGGCGACGCCGGCGACGAGCTCCCCGTCTACCTCGCCGCGAACCCCTCGCACCTCGAGACCGTCGACGGCGTGCTCGAGGGCATCGTCCGCGCGAAGCAAGACCGCAAGCCCATCGGCACGTTCTCGTGGCTGCCGATCCTCGTGCACGGCGACGCCGCCTTCGCCGGTCAGGGCGTGGTCGTCGAGACGCTGCAGATGTCGCAGCTGCGCGGTTACCGCACCGGCGGCACGATCCACGTCGTGGTGAACAACCAGGTCGGCTTCACGACCACCCCGACCGATGCCCGCACGTCGGTGTACGCCACCGACGTCGCGAAGACCATCCAGGCTCCGATCCTGCATGTCAACGGCGACGACCCCGAGGCCGTCGTCCGCGCCGCCGACCTGGCGTTCCTCTATCGCGAGGAGTTCCACCGCGACATCGTCATCGACCTCGTCTGCTACCGCCGCCGCGGCCACAACGAGGGCGACGACCCCTCGATGACGCAGCCGCTGATGACGAACCTCATCGAGGCGAAGCGCTCGGTGCGGCGTCTGTACACCGAGTCGCTCGTCGGTCGTGGCGACATCACCGAAGACGAGTACGAGCAGGCGAAGCAGGACTTCCAGAACCGCCTCGAGGTCGCCTTCGCCGACACGCACGCCGCCGAGACCGGGGCCAACCCGGTCGTCACGGCCGACGCGTCCGACGAGCCGGTCGTGGGCGCACCCGAGACCACGGGCGTCTCTCGCGAGGTCGTCCACCACATCGGCGACGCCTTCGTCAACAAGCCCGACGGCTTCACGGTGCACAACAAGCTGCAGCAGCTGCTCGACAAGCGTTTCGACATGAGCCGCAACGGCAACATCGACTGGGCCTTCGGCGAGCTGCTCGCCTTCGGTTCAGTGCTGATGGAGGGCACCCCGGTGCGCTTCGCCGGGCAGGACTCGCGACGTGGCACGTTCGTGCAGCGCCACGCGGTGCTGCACGACCGCGACAACGGCCAGGAATGGCTGCCGCTGGCCAACCTCAGCGAGAACCAGGGACGCTTCTGGATCTACGACTCGCTGCTCAGCGAATACGCGGCGATGGCCTTCGAGTACGGCTACTCGGTCGAGCGCGCCGACGCCCTGGTGCTGTGGGAGGCGCAGTTCGGCGACTTCGCCAACGGCGCCCAGTCGGTCATCGACGAGTTCATCTCGTCGGCCGATCAGAAGTGGGCCCAGCAGTCGAGCGTGGTCCTGCTCCTCCCCCACGGCTACGAGGGTCAGGGGCCCGACCACTCGTCCGCGCGCATCGAGCGCTACCTGCAGATGTGCGCGCAGGACAACATGATCGTGGCGCGTCCGTCGACGCCGGCATCGTACTTCCACCTCCTGCGCCGCCAGGCGTACCAGCGCCCCCGCCGTCCGCTCATCGTCTTCACTCCGAAGGCGATGCTGCGACTGCGCGGCGCGACGAGCCCCGTCGAGGACTTCCTCGAGGGCAAGTTCGAGCCGGTGCTGGCCGACGACCGCGGCCTGGACGGCGGCGCCGTGAAGCGCGTGCTCCTGCACGCCGGGAAGATCCACTGGGATCTGCGGGCCGAACTCGACAAGAACCCGAACCCCGAGATCGCGCTCGTGCGTCTCGAGCAGTACTACCCGGCGCCCGTTGAGGAACTGAACAAGGTCCTCGAGCGCTACCCGAACGCCGAGCTGGTGTGGGTGCAGGACGAGCCGGAGAACCAGGGCGCGTGGCCGTTCATCGCGCTCGAGGTCGCCGATCAGCTGGGCGGGCGCGGCATCCGTGTCATCTCGCGCGCTTCCGCAGCGTCGACGGCGACGGGGTCGCCCAAGGTGCACGCGAACGAGCACGCCGAGATCATGAAGGCGGCGCTCGCGCGCTGA
- a CDS encoding GuaB1 family IMP dehydrogenase-related protein yields the protein MEFSGAQPDVDLTYSDVFLVPRHSEVGSRLAVDLAPGDGSGATLPLVASNMNSVTGPRLAATLARRGGLGVLPQDLALPDLVAAVGRVKAQPVAWDTPLVLPPEATVADARRILPPIAGRGIVVAEVRPDGAIDISRVHGIVPAPRLATALPDATLGDIARHDAPAVGVGEVGDPRAVFALISEAAVDIVPVIDGDRVVGTLSARSALRASVYRPAVDADGRLIVAAAVGINGDVAGKARALAAAGVDVLVVDTAHGHQEQMLRALREVAALDLGIPIAAGNIVTADGVRDLTAAGASILKVGVGPGAMCTTRMMTAVGRPQFSAVLETAEAARAAGAHVWADGGVRYPRDVALALAAGAASVMIGSWFAGTIESPGELLRDADGRIYKESWGMASTKAVQGRFGGLDPFERARKELFAEGISSSRIYLDPQRPGVEDLLDMITSGVRSSFTYAGAATVAQFHDRARVGLQSAAGYEEGKALPVSW from the coding sequence ATGGAGTTCTCCGGTGCACAGCCCGATGTCGATCTCACCTACTCGGACGTCTTCCTGGTCCCGCGCCATTCCGAGGTGGGCAGCCGCCTCGCCGTGGACCTCGCGCCGGGGGACGGGAGCGGGGCGACTCTTCCCCTGGTCGCGTCGAACATGAACTCGGTGACCGGACCACGGCTCGCGGCGACGCTCGCGCGACGCGGTGGTCTCGGCGTGCTGCCGCAGGACCTGGCGCTCCCCGACCTGGTCGCCGCCGTCGGCCGGGTGAAGGCGCAACCGGTGGCCTGGGACACCCCGCTCGTCCTCCCGCCCGAGGCGACCGTCGCCGATGCCCGCCGCATCCTTCCGCCCATCGCCGGGCGCGGCATCGTGGTGGCCGAGGTGCGCCCGGACGGCGCGATCGACATCTCGCGCGTGCACGGCATCGTTCCCGCTCCGCGCCTGGCGACGGCCCTCCCGGATGCCACCCTCGGCGACATCGCGCGGCACGACGCCCCCGCGGTCGGCGTCGGCGAGGTGGGCGATCCGCGGGCCGTGTTCGCGCTCATCAGCGAAGCGGCCGTGGACATCGTCCCGGTCATCGACGGCGATCGCGTCGTCGGAACGCTCTCGGCGCGCAGCGCCCTGCGCGCTTCCGTCTACCGTCCGGCGGTCGACGCCGACGGCCGGCTCATCGTCGCGGCCGCGGTGGGGATCAACGGCGACGTCGCCGGGAAGGCTCGCGCGCTCGCCGCGGCCGGTGTCGACGTCCTCGTCGTCGACACCGCGCACGGCCACCAGGAGCAGATGCTGCGCGCGCTCCGCGAGGTCGCGGCCCTCGACCTCGGCATCCCGATCGCGGCCGGCAACATCGTCACCGCCGACGGCGTGCGCGACCTGACCGCGGCGGGAGCATCGATCCTCAAGGTCGGCGTGGGCCCCGGGGCGATGTGCACCACGCGCATGATGACCGCGGTCGGGCGGCCCCAGTTCTCCGCCGTGCTCGAAACGGCCGAGGCCGCGCGGGCGGCCGGGGCGCACGTGTGGGCGGACGGCGGGGTGCGCTATCCGCGCGATGTCGCCCTCGCGCTCGCCGCGGGCGCGGCATCCGTCATGATCGGCTCGTGGTTCGCCGGGACGATCGAGTCGCCCGGGGAACTGCTGCGGGATGCCGATGGGCGGATCTACAAGGAGTCCTGGGGCATGGCTTCGACCAAGGCCGTGCAGGGGCGGTTCGGTGGCCTCGATCCGTTCGAACGCGCCCGCAAGGAGCTCTTCGCCGAGGGGATCTCCTCGTCGCGCATCTACCTCGACCCGCAGCGGCCCGGGGTGGAGGACCTGCTCGACATGATCACCTCCGGGGTGCGATCGTCCTTCACCTACGCGGGAGCGGCGACGGTCGCCCAGTTCCACGACCGTGCCCGGGTCGGACTGCAGTCGGCCGCCGGCTACGAGGAGGGCAAGGCCCTGCCGGTCAGCTGGTGA
- a CDS encoding glycoside hydrolase family 76 protein: MDATLSTQQRAAAAEDAVISAYVHRYGPVAWGHAATDGDGARTWHYWWHAHLVHVLAEAERHRPSAARRRLIGDLLRGITVRTAGTWITPFYDDIAWMGLALAETRPHGRARARIARLLAGAFDPAVGALPWRTRSVLYNAPANGPAAMVLAPSRHRALAERMTAWMTAVLDDPATGLVRDGIEHGGVRPDLWTYNQGVAIGAALALGDGTRASTVLEAVDRWCAAEEGLFPAAGGGDGGLFAGILARYLGVAASRMDGEDADRARRLLRRNADALWAMRRDGAFPADPRRPALPTGDDRDLSVQLGAWITLEADVTASASVTS, from the coding sequence ATGGATGCCACCCTTTCGACGCAGCAGCGCGCCGCAGCCGCCGAGGACGCGGTCATCTCGGCGTACGTGCACCGGTACGGGCCCGTCGCGTGGGGTCATGCGGCGACGGACGGCGACGGCGCCCGCACCTGGCACTACTGGTGGCATGCCCATCTGGTCCATGTGCTGGCCGAGGCCGAGCGGCACCGCCCGTCGGCCGCCCGACGACGACTGATCGGCGACCTCCTGCGCGGTATCACCGTGCGCACGGCCGGGACCTGGATCACCCCGTTCTACGACGACATCGCGTGGATGGGACTCGCGCTCGCCGAGACCCGCCCTCACGGTCGTGCCCGCGCGCGCATCGCGCGACTGCTCGCCGGGGCGTTCGACCCCGCCGTCGGGGCGCTGCCGTGGCGCACGCGCAGCGTCCTCTACAACGCCCCCGCGAACGGACCGGCCGCCATGGTGCTCGCGCCCAGCCGTCACCGCGCCCTCGCCGAGCGGATGACGGCGTGGATGACTGCGGTCCTCGACGATCCCGCGACGGGGCTCGTCCGCGACGGCATCGAGCACGGCGGCGTGCGTCCCGACCTGTGGACGTACAACCAGGGCGTCGCGATCGGGGCCGCCCTCGCCCTCGGCGACGGCACCCGCGCCAGCACCGTCCTGGAGGCCGTGGACCGGTGGTGCGCCGCCGAGGAGGGCCTGTTCCCCGCGGCCGGGGGCGGCGACGGCGGCCTGTTCGCCGGCATCCTGGCCCGCTACCTCGGGGTGGCCGCCTCCCGGATGGACGGCGAGGACGCGGACCGCGCGCGCCGCCTCCTCCGCCGCAACGCCGATGCGCTGTGGGCGATGCGCCGCGACGGGGCATTCCCGGCCGATCCGCGCCGACCCGCGCTCCCGACGGGCGATGACCGGGATCTCTCCGTCCAGCTGGGCGCGTGGATCACGCTCGAGGCCGACGTCACGGCGTCGGCGTCGGTCACCAGCTGA
- a CDS encoding hemolysin family protein yields the protein MDYVMLGVGLLLTVGTGLFVASEFALVNLDRADLESRRAAGETRLSLTIDALRITSTHLSSAQLGITLTTLLTGYTMEPAISNLLRPVFLSWSIPEAVVVPVSAVLGIAIATILSMILGELVPKNFALAVPRQAAKLVMPFQVAFTTVFRPAVAVLNGSANGVLRAVGVEPKEELSGARTAEELSSLVRRSASAGMLEKDTASLLDRSLTFARLSAADVMTPRPSVHALAAGEPTDAVIQLARRTGHSRFPVYDESMDDIIGVVHLKAAVGVPRDRRGDVPVAALATEPLRVPETVHLDTLVSELRSRGYQMAIVVDEYGGTAGVVTLEDLVEEIVGEVLDEHDRSRAGVVRTAASLTFPGDLRPDELLDRAGVRVPEGEVYDTVGGFLMAELERIPKVGDTVEVEDGVLTVHRMDGRRVDRVQFTPAPSEEGVADLVRAAKGGDQR from the coding sequence ATGGATTACGTCATGTTGGGCGTGGGGCTGCTTCTCACGGTGGGCACGGGACTCTTCGTCGCGAGCGAATTCGCGCTGGTCAATCTGGACCGCGCCGATCTCGAATCGCGCCGCGCGGCGGGCGAGACGCGACTGTCGCTGACGATCGACGCGCTGCGGATCACCTCGACCCACCTCTCGAGCGCCCAGCTGGGCATCACCCTCACGACGCTGCTCACCGGTTACACGATGGAACCGGCGATCTCGAACCTGCTGCGCCCCGTCTTCCTCTCGTGGTCGATCCCCGAGGCGGTCGTCGTGCCGGTCTCGGCCGTGCTCGGCATCGCCATCGCCACGATCCTGTCGATGATCCTGGGAGAGCTCGTCCCCAAGAACTTCGCCCTCGCGGTCCCGCGTCAGGCGGCCAAGCTCGTCATGCCGTTCCAGGTGGCCTTCACCACGGTGTTCCGCCCCGCGGTCGCCGTCCTCAACGGCAGCGCCAACGGCGTGCTGCGCGCGGTGGGGGTGGAGCCCAAGGAGGAGCTGTCCGGTGCGCGGACGGCGGAGGAGCTCTCGAGCCTCGTCCGCCGCTCCGCCAGCGCCGGCATGCTCGAGAAGGACACCGCCTCGCTCCTGGACCGGAGCCTCACCTTCGCCCGGTTGAGCGCGGCCGACGTCATGACCCCGCGACCGAGCGTGCACGCGCTCGCCGCCGGTGAGCCCACCGACGCCGTCATCCAGCTCGCGCGCCGGACCGGGCACAGCCGCTTCCCCGTCTACGACGAGTCGATGGACGACATCATCGGCGTCGTGCACCTGAAGGCGGCCGTCGGGGTGCCCCGCGACCGACGCGGCGACGTCCCCGTCGCCGCCCTCGCCACCGAGCCGCTCCGGGTCCCCGAGACCGTCCACCTCGACACCCTCGTCTCCGAGCTGCGTTCGCGCGGCTACCAGATGGCGATCGTCGTCGACGAGTACGGCGGCACCGCGGGTGTGGTGACGCTGGAAGACCTGGTGGAAGAAATCGTCGGAGAGGTCCTGGACGAGCACGATCGATCCCGGGCCGGTGTCGTGCGCACCGCGGCATCCCTCACCTTCCCGGGCGACCTGCGCCCCGACGAGCTTCTCGACCGCGCCGGCGTGCGCGTCCCCGAGGGAGAGGTCTACGACACCGTGGGCGGATTCCTGATGGCCGAGCTCGAACGCATCCCGAAGGTGGGGGACACCGTCGAGGTCGAGGACGGCGTCCTCACCGTCCACCGCATGGACGGTCGTCGCGTCGACCGGGTGCAGTTCACCCCCGCCCCGTCCGAGGAGGGGGTCGCCGACCTCGTCCGCGCGGCCAAGGGGGGTGACCAGCGATGA
- a CDS encoding hemolysin family protein encodes MSDWAGIAWLVVLLAANAFFVGSEFAVISARRSQVEPLAERGSRSAKTALYAMEHATLMLATCQLGITICSLLILNVSEPAIHHLLAGPLGLTGLSETAVDVAGFVVALLVVSYLHVVFGEMVPKNLAFSLPDRAVLMLAPPLVAVSKAFYPVIVALNWTANHIVRLFRVEPKDEAASTFTLDEVATIVNQSRREGVLDDAAGTVTAVVEFTEKKAADIAVPMADLVTLPETTTPAEIERAVAVHGYSRYVIVDAHGHPTGYVHLKDVLRVAEGPDDEADMARPIPTKRIHHMVSVLESTDLEDALALMRRSGRHLAQVRDEAGEVRAVLFLEDVIEELVGEVQDATARRRFV; translated from the coding sequence ATGAGCGACTGGGCCGGAATCGCCTGGCTGGTGGTCCTGCTGGCCGCCAACGCCTTCTTCGTCGGCTCCGAGTTCGCCGTGATCTCCGCCCGACGCTCGCAGGTCGAGCCGCTCGCCGAGCGCGGGTCGCGGTCGGCGAAGACCGCGCTGTACGCCATGGAGCACGCGACGCTGATGCTCGCGACCTGCCAGCTCGGGATCACGATCTGCTCGCTGCTGATCCTGAACGTGTCGGAACCCGCGATCCATCACCTCCTCGCCGGGCCGCTCGGGCTGACGGGGCTCTCCGAGACGGCGGTCGACGTCGCCGGGTTCGTCGTGGCGCTGCTGGTGGTGTCGTACCTGCACGTCGTCTTCGGCGAGATGGTGCCGAAGAACCTCGCGTTCTCGCTGCCCGACCGGGCCGTACTGATGCTCGCCCCGCCGCTCGTGGCGGTGTCGAAGGCGTTCTACCCCGTCATCGTGGCGCTCAACTGGACCGCGAACCACATCGTGCGGCTCTTCCGCGTCGAGCCGAAGGACGAGGCGGCCTCCACCTTCACCCTCGACGAGGTCGCGACGATCGTGAACCAGTCCCGCCGCGAGGGGGTCCTCGACGACGCGGCCGGCACGGTGACCGCCGTGGTGGAGTTCACCGAGAAGAAAGCGGCGGACATCGCCGTGCCGATGGCCGATCTCGTCACACTCCCCGAGACGACCACCCCCGCCGAGATCGAGCGGGCGGTGGCGGTCCACGGGTACTCGCGGTACGTGATCGTCGACGCGCACGGGCATCCGACCGGGTACGTCCACCTCAAGGACGTCCTGCGGGTGGCGGAGGGGCCCGACGACGAGGCCGACATGGCACGGCCGATCCCGACCAAGCGCATCCACCACATGGTGTCGGTTCTGGAGTCGACCGATCTCGAGGACGCGCTGGCCCTCATGCGCCGCTCCGGTCGTCACCTCGCCCAGGTGCGCGACGAGGCCGGCGAGGTGCGCGCGGTGCTGTTCCTCGAGGACGTCATCGAAGAGCTCGTGGGCGAAGTGCAGGATGCCACGGCCCGCCGTCGGTTCGTCTGA
- a CDS encoding NADH:flavin oxidoreductase/NADH oxidase, producing MSTLFTPLTVRGIDMRNRLWVSPMCQYSAVDGIPNDWHHVHLAQFAAGGAGLVIAEATAVSPEARISPDDVGLWNDAQVEAWTPIVAAIRARGAVPGVQLGHAGRKASTTSPLTGGRGSVPTEDGGWETVAPSAIAYPGFAEPRELDAAGIEKVVADFADAARRAVAAGFEVLEVHAAHGYLLHQFLSPLSNHRADEYGGSFDGRVRLLERVTAAVRAAAPDAALFVRFSGTDAADGGWDIDDTVRAAERVAAAGADLIDVSSGGLVPHQSIQPGPGYQVPLAEKVRRETGILVAAVGMIDDAHLAESVVAEGRADAVLSAREWLRDPHYALRAAVELGAELPAPAQYLRAY from the coding sequence GTGAGCACCCTCTTCACGCCCCTGACCGTCCGCGGTATCGACATGCGCAACCGCCTGTGGGTCTCGCCCATGTGCCAGTACAGCGCCGTCGACGGCATCCCGAACGACTGGCACCACGTGCATCTCGCGCAGTTCGCCGCCGGGGGCGCCGGCCTCGTGATCGCCGAGGCCACCGCCGTCTCGCCGGAGGCCCGCATCTCCCCCGACGACGTCGGACTGTGGAACGACGCCCAGGTCGAGGCCTGGACGCCGATCGTGGCCGCGATCCGGGCACGGGGCGCCGTCCCGGGCGTGCAGCTCGGCCACGCGGGGCGCAAGGCCTCGACGACGTCGCCGCTGACCGGCGGCCGCGGGTCCGTGCCGACGGAGGACGGCGGCTGGGAGACCGTCGCCCCCTCGGCGATCGCGTACCCCGGTTTCGCCGAGCCGCGAGAACTCGACGCCGCGGGCATCGAGAAGGTCGTCGCCGATTTCGCGGATGCCGCCCGCCGGGCCGTCGCGGCCGGCTTCGAGGTCCTCGAGGTGCACGCCGCCCACGGCTACCTGCTGCACCAGTTCCTGTCGCCGCTGAGCAACCACCGCGCCGACGAGTACGGGGGGTCGTTCGACGGACGCGTGCGCCTGCTCGAGCGCGTGACCGCGGCCGTGCGCGCCGCCGCCCCCGACGCGGCGCTGTTCGTCCGGTTCTCGGGCACGGATGCCGCCGACGGCGGCTGGGACATCGACGACACCGTCCGCGCCGCTGAGCGCGTCGCCGCCGCGGGCGCCGACCTCATCGACGTCTCCAGCGGCGGACTGGTGCCGCACCAGAGCATCCAGCCAGGCCCCGGATACCAGGTGCCCCTCGCCGAGAAGGTGCGTCGCGAGACCGGCATCCTCGTCGCCGCCGTCGGCATGATCGACGACGCGCACCTGGCGGAGTCGGTCGTCGCCGAGGGGCGCGCCGACGCGGTGCTCTCCGCGCGCGAGTGGCTGCGCGACCCGCACTACGCCCTCCGCGCGGCGGTCGAGCTCGGCGCCGAGCTTCCCGCGCCGGCCCAGTACCTGCGCGCCTACTGA